Genomic window (Pleurodeles waltl isolate 20211129_DDA chromosome 2_2, aPleWal1.hap1.20221129, whole genome shotgun sequence):
ACTGACCAccagaagcagtacttggtccaggctccactGCAGGACAACAGAGGCGAGCAGgaggtgcttgtaggaggctggccctctatgtagtatgcaaaaccaggcacactgtgtaggggttcctggcaaccacacgttggtttacagaggtaaaacctagaccacctaatgctcttgtTTTTAATGGTAGctttgtcgagcagttaggctaatgttggagaagtgcaaagcatatgttgtgctcacagtatcaacAAAGCAAGACCCGCAAAAGAATAACgccatcaatttacaaaaatacttgagATTTTTAtcaaatttttaagaccaagatcaaaatTAGGTAACTACTTTTTAAGTTACGATTTTTTTATGTTTAGAAAATGTCTccattctgtgcgtaattatgccccataggaatcaatagagaaatacttcaaaaacattaacaacaaaaacaaaacaaaaaaaacaaaaaaaatcaggcaatgtgtttaccaaggtctccttttgcaggtatgtcgaggtcCTCGGTGGaacctatggaccagctggagaagtttgcaCGGCTCCCTGTTTCAGCGGGAGCAGCTACAGAAAGTAATTGTAGCTGGTGAAAGACCACTgcaggagaccacttggaaaagcactgcataggTGGACTTTGAGGTGAGTCCGGTGGGTACCCTTGGCGAgtggaggtcgcaaggggtggggcacCCTTAGGGCACAGTTGGAtattcagtgcagggcacagtgcGGCTaagtgcagagcgaatcagtgagccaggagctgtgcgtaaAGGTGCCCTTAGAAGCAGGAGCAAGGTTGCGTTGGgtgtcgcttgcaggtcagcaggagcactctggtgggaggtcctggtgttttctgaagtcccttgactgaggcttcctcctggtcttttttcaTTCCCAGTGGACTGTCCAACATTatgtgaccagtacctggggctattgcacggtttggTCACTAGATatcccagtgccaccaaacttggcacacttgcagcgtTTATCTTCACGGTGCGTCAGTGAACTTTGGTCTGGCTGGTTCATTCTTTTCCCTggtcagcagccaatcagagaagcGGACTTCACTGTTCttctggtctttgttgcaggaaagtgatgccttcactctggaggggcaTCTTGGGTGATTTtcagaagtgtggaggtcctctggggctttttAGAGTCCGTCCGATGTACGAGCAacacctcagcagtgattgtcatgtcctgggtgcaacagctaaatgtgttgccaactgtaccaatgcatcacaacagttttgggaaagagatctggcccagggaacctggttagcagtggcCCTGGACACTGAGAACTTTGTGACCACGTCAagtaccaagcaaaaagtgggggactaGCAATGACAAAAAAGGCCATTTCTCATAGTGCTGACCAGCAAGGAGCTACGTGGAAGGTAGCCAATGGTAAGTAGGATGACTGTAGGAGCCACATGGAATCCGCCCAATGGTAAGTCAAGGCAAGTAATGGGTGAGTTTTAAGccacttttaagttttttttttttttaacagaattcGCAAGAGTTGTGCAGGCGAATCTTAAAGTGTGCGGCGTCATTCCCAACTAGGCTTCAGGGTAAGAAAGCTGCATTTCAAGGACAGGCCTAAGCGGTGCAGGAGCATTTTATTTAATTGTACTTTTTTTCTTAAAGAAACTCCTCTTGTCCTGAAACACACTTTGCCGGCGGGGCTACAACATGATGTCATTCTGGGCTGGCAAGAAACCAGGAGAAATATCAAACCAAACCTCAGGCAGTGACAAAAAGATTTGCAATCCCCCCACTCACTTTGTCTCGTACCAACCATCCTTTTAAATTGTTAGTCTGGAGCGTTTCCTAGAGAACATACTGCACCCATCTTTTCAGACTTTCAAAATCCTCCTATCTTATGTTCGTACTAGAAAGTTTAGGGCatgaaaatgcaactttctaaaagtgccattttccaaaattgtaatctaaaatcaaaatgtattattcaagatgattttaaattacaatttgagtTAAACTTGACATTTCTAGCTGCCCCCAATCAAACATGGgcacttattaaacgtaataaaGTAATCTAAAGTTAACCTCTGAAAGAGGTAGGCCTTATAgcactgaaaaccgaatttaggagtttttcactaccaggacgtgcaAAACTTAAAAACTcatgtcctatgttttaaatacaaATGGACTCTGTCCTAATGGGTATTTAGGGCCTACCACGGGgttacatatgtaataaaaagagaggtttagggctggcaaatggtttattttgcgaagtcgaactgacagtttaacactgcaaacaagctgaaacgtcaggcctgaggcatggtttcaaaaggctacttaaatggctggcacaataagtgctgcaggcctaaaagttgcatttaatttacagaccatgggcacaCGTAGTACCACATTAAAATACTTGTAGGTCCCTATTAATGTGTCAATCAGTGGAAGCCAATTCTACCATCTTTAAAAGAGTGCACAAACACTGcttcacttcaccactgctgacaagtgctacaAGCCTAATACCAACAAAAACGATCTTCACAAACAGAAGGGGCTAAATCACagcagtttgggggtgaccctagaGAAAGGATCAAGTCCAACGTGCAGTAACTACTTGCTCCAACAGAAAGGCGCTCTAAGGGCGTGAGCCACTTTTGCCCTCAGTAAAAgtgcacaaaagaaacaagagtTAGGAACTGAACCCGTGCGTGACAGCAGGGCTGAGAACCACTAAGAGACTTCAAAGCAAGGGTGTGAATACACGGAGCGCcagtggcagacttcagaaaggcTCAGGTCAGACATCTGGGAGTGATCACCCAGTGAAAGTACAGGCAGAGGCGGGCACTAGTGACAGTGCAGTCAGAACCGGAGACCGGGCGGGCAGAGAGGGGCACTAGTGACAGTACAGTCAGAACCGGAGACCGGGCTGGCAGAGACGGGCACTGATATACAGTCAGAACCGGAGACAGGGCTGGCAGAGACGGGCACTGATATACAGTCAGAACCGGAGACCGGGCTGGCAGAGACGGGCACTAGTGACAGTACAGTCAGAACCGGAGACCGGGCTGGCAGAGACGGGCACTAGTGACAGTACAGTCAGAACCGGAGACCGGGCTGGCAGAGACGGGCACTAGTGACAGTACAGTCAGAACCGGAGACCGGGCTGGCAGAGACGGACACTGATATACAGTCAGAACCGGAGACCGGGCTGGCAGAGACGGGCACTGATATACAGTCAGAACCGGAGACCGGGCTGGCAGAGACGGGCACTAGTGACAGCACAGTCAGAACCGGAGACCGGGCTGGCAGAGACGGGCACTGATATACAGTCAGAACCGGAGACCGGGCTGGCAGAGACGGGCACTAGTGACAGCACAGTCAGAACCGGAGACCGGGCTGGCAGAGACGGGCACTGATATACAGTCAGAACCGGAGACCGGGCTGGCAGAGACGGACACTGATATACAGTCAGAACCGGAGACCGGGCTGGCAGAGACGGGCACTGATATACAGTCAGAACCGGAGACCGGGCTGGCAGAGACGGGCACTAGTGACAGCACAGTCAGAACCGGAGACCGGGCTGGCAGAGACGGGCACTGATATACAGTCAGAACCGGAGACCGGGCTGGCAGAGACGGGCACTAGTGACAGTACAGTCAGAACCGGAGACCGGGCTGGCAGAGACGGGCACTAGTGACAGTACAGTCAGAACCGGAGACCGGGCTGGCAGAGACGGACACTGATATACAGTCAGAACCGGAGACCGGGCTGTCAGAGACGGGCACTGATATACAGTCAGAACCGGAGACCGGGCTGGCAGAGACGGGCACTAGTGACAGCACAGTCAGAACCGGAGACCGGGCTGGCAGAGACGGGCACTGATATACAGTCAGAACCGGAGACCGGGCTGGCAGAGACGGGCACTAGTGACAGCACAGTCAGAACCGGAGACCGGGCTGGCAGAGACGGGCACTGATATACAGTCAGAACCGGAGACCGGGCTGCAGAGACGGACACTGATATACAGTCAGAACCGGAGACCGGGCTGGCAGAGACGGGCACTAGTGACAGTACAGTCAGAACCGGAGACCGCGCTGGCAGAGACGGGCACTGATATACAGTCAGAACCGGAGACCGGGCTGGCAGAGACGGGCACTGATATACAGTCAGAACCGGAGACCGGGCTGGCAGAGACGGGCACTGATATACAGTCAGAACCGGAGACCGGGCTGGCAGAGACGGGCACTAGTGACAGCACAGTCAGAACCGGAGACCGGGCTGGCAGAGACGGGCACTGATATACAGTCAGAACCGGAGACCGGGCTGGCAGAGACGGGCACTAGTGACAGCACAGTCAGAACCGGAGACCGGGCTGGCAGAGACGGACACTGATATACAGTCAGAACCGGAGACCGGGCTGGCAGAGACGGGCACTGATATACAGTCAGAACCGGAGACCGGGCTGGCAGAGACGGGCACTAGTGACAGTACAGTCAGAACCGGAGACCGGGCTGGCAGAGACGGGCACTAGTGACAGTACAGTCAGAACCGGAGACTGAGCTGTCCGTGGTGAGACTGCAGGCAGAGACGGACCCTCGGTAGCTGTGACACCCCCTCATGAGCCGCGGTCTAAAACTAAGCTCCCCCTCTCACCAACCCCGCTCCACCTCCATCTGCCTCACAGGCAGGCATGGGTCGCATCACACAGTAATCCCAAACCCCAGCCTGAAAGCACTGCCTCCTCCTAGCATTCCAAGCAGCACAgaccccagcagcccctctgcctcacACCACAACTGTGAACTCCTGCGCCATTTGGGCTCTATCACCCCGAGGGCTgcacacctccctccctccctccctcctcccttccctcacaCTCATCCCTTCCCAGGTCCCCGGGGGCTGCCGCTGCTCAGACTCAGACGGGAGGGAGGGGCCCGCTGACCGCTCCGGGAGGCTATAAAGCTGCCTGCTGAGGCAGAGCGCAGCATCTCAAGGCGCACGTGTGTGCAGGGAAGCAGAGGGGGGCACTCTGAAGTGGGGTACCTGCCTGAAGAGACTGCACGGAGGACCACTGCACCGCCTGCAAGAAGAGAGCGCTCCAGGGCTCGGGGACATTGCACAGCAGGTCTGTAGTACCTGGACACGGGCACCTGAAGAGTGCAGGGAGAACCACTGCACCGCCTGCAAGCAGAGAGCGCTCCAGGGCCCGGGGAGGACAGAGACTGCACAGCAGGTCTGTAGTGCCTGGACACGGGCACCTGAAGAGTGCAGGGAGAACCACTGCACCGCCTGCAAGCAGAGAGCGCTCCAGGGCTCGGGGACATTGCACAGCAGGTCTGTAGTGCCTGGACACGGGCACCTGAAGAGTGCACGGAGGACCACTGCACCGCCTGCAAGCAGAGAGCGCTCCAGGGCTCGGGGACATTGCACAGCAGGTCTGTAGTGCCTGGACACGGGCACCTGAAGTGAGTGCACGGAGAAGCCTCGCGACACAACCACCTGCAAGCAGAGACCGCGCCAGAGCTCGGGAAAAGAAGAGTGCGCCCAGAGGCGGATAAAAGGCAGTGGCACAGCAGGCCTAGAGACTCCATTCGGGCACTTTTAGAGAGTTAAAGGCCCGGAGTGACAGCACTTCAAACCACCTGCAAGCGGGGCCTATAAAGCGAAAAGGAAAGCAGAGCCCGACACCCCCAGTGGAAGAAGGGGCCGTCCCAGCGCCCAAGGAGAGCCGGGCAGAGGCGAGGGGTCCCGTGACTGTGCAGAGAAAGGGGCTGCCGAAGTGACCCCAAGTATCTAGAGAGCCGCACTAGGAACCACCTGGGACCTGAGGCTCTAGAACCAGGGGGAGAAGAGACCGCTCCAGGACTCCAGGGGCCGGGAGAACCCGAGACAGCTGCGAGAGCCACCTGAGACTCCAGAACCAGGGGGAGAAGAGACCGCTCCAAGACCCCAGGAGCCGGGAGAACCGAGACAGCTGCGAGAGCCACCTGTGAGCTGAGACTCCAGAACCAGGGGGAGAAGAGACCGCTCCAGGACTCCAGGGGCCGGGAGAACCCGAGACAGCTGCAGAAGGCACCCGTGACCCGGGGCTCCCGGTCCAGGGGGGAGAGAGCGCTCCGGGGCCACGGCGTGGGCTCTGCCCCTCCCCCGGCCAGACATGTCCTTCGCCATGCTGCGCTCGGCCCCCAGCCGCTACCTGTACCCCGAGATCAGCATGCTGTCCGAGGACGAGGAGAGCGCCTCCGACAGCTCGGGCTCCGACGCTCAGGGCTTCCCCCTGGACGCCGACGGCGGCCCCCGGCGCCCGGGCCGCAAGGGGGGCCCGCGGCTGAGCCGGGAGCCCCGGCAGCGGCACACGGCCAACGCGCGGGAGCGGGACCGCACCAACAGCGTCAACACGGCCTTCACGGCGCTGCGCACCCTCATCCCCACCGAGCCCGCCGACCGCAAGCTCTCCAAGATCGAGACCCTGCGCCTGGCCTCCAGCTACATCTCGCACCTGGGCAACGTGCTGCTGCTGGGCGAGGCGTGCGGCGACGGGCAGCCGTGCCACAGCGGCGCCTTCCAGCCCCGCCGCCCCCGGGGCAGCCCCGAGGCCGAGGCCCCGCAGCCCCGGCAGATCTGCACCTTCTGCCTCAGCACCCAGCGCAAGCAGGTAGGGCCCCCGCAGGAGGGGCGCGAGAGGAGGGAGCGGGGCCCGGGGAGGGATGTGCTGCATACACGGAGGGAGCGGGGCCCGGGGAGGGATGTGCTGCATACACGGTGGGAGCGGGGCCCGGGGAGGGATGTGGTGCACGGTGGGAGCGGGGCCCGGGGAGGGATGTGGTACACTGTGGGAGCGGGGAGGGATGTGGTACATACACTGTGGGAGCGGGGAGGGATGTGCTACACTGGGAGGCCTCCATCTAGGGGACCCACCTGAGGAAAGGAGCGGCTCCAGTAGGCCAAGAGATGAACCGGAGCGGGGCCCGGCGCCCACGAGCTGGGGTGGGTCAGGTGTGCTGTAGAGCTGTCGAAGGAGACAATGTCTCCTGGGGGAACAAGGGGCGGAAGAGGTGTATGGGCCGCGCTCTCCGAGGCACCGGACTCATTAGGGACCAGTGTACTGTAAGCAGGGATGAGCGATCAGAGAAGCCTCCATTCAGGGATCTCGGGACCAACACCACCGTTTACACGGGAGAAGAGTAGAAGAGATACAAGGAGTCCAACTGCCGAGTGGCCATCATCAGCTTTAAAGCAGTGAAAATGTCCAACTGAGGAATCCAAAAGAAGCGAGTGGGGAATATGTCTGTGTCCTCCAACGAGCAAACCAAAAGGGGTGCGGAATCAGTGCCAGTCCAGAAAGTCTAGTGCCAAGATACCCTACCGATGAGACAGGTCACCATTGGCACACTTCAGAAAAGTGGTTGGGAGTTagacctgcactggtgcaaacGGGCAGAGAGCAGTGCGTAAAGCGCGGCCTGGCCCAAACCCGTGAAAAGCAGCAGCAAGCCGACACATGGCATTGCAGGCTGCCCTTTCCCATCAAGCCCACTGCTAGAGAGTGGCCGCCCTGCTCCTGCAGACAGGCCCATGGAACTCAGTACCAGCCCGCCAGGGCTCGAAAGAGGCTCCCAGAGGGGCAGGAGGCGGAGGTCGGATACCGTCTACCGTGTTCGAAGAGCTGTCGCATCAGATGTGCATTTTTCAACAGACAGAGTTTGCATCAGCATCACAACTAATGCCCCAAAGGCCCACTGCACAGTGAGGTGTGCAGGCTGGATCCGCCTGAAAACCCGGATTACCGCTACAGTACTAAGACAATCTAGATTCTAGAGTATAAAAACCCATTTACACACGCAAACCTGCCCTTCACCATCAACACAAGGCAGGATGTAAGATGctcctttaaacaccccaagggtGTTTGTAAAAACCAAAGAAAGTTCAGACATGAGTAACAATTAAGAAGCATATTTCGAACTCGTTATTCGGAAGTATTAACTTCACAGATCTGATAAGTCATCTGATCAAGTATACCTTTACACATACTGGCGTCTAGAGacacattgtttttgctggcttcgcACACAAGTGAAGCCAGTATCCCTTGTTACCAGACGGCATCCCTAGCAATGACTGGCCTGACTGGAGGAATGAGCTGGTACAACAA
Coding sequences:
- the SCX gene encoding basic helix-loop-helix transcription factor scleraxis; the protein is MSFAMLRSAPSRYLYPEISMLSEDEESASDSSGSDAQGFPLDADGGPRRPGRKGGPRLSREPRQRHTANARERDRTNSVNTAFTALRTLIPTEPADRKLSKIETLRLASSYISHLGNVLLLGEACGDGQPCHSGAFQPRRPRGSPEAEAPQPRQICTFCLSTQRKQSKDRDRKSAIRN